Within the Pengzhenrongella sicca genome, the region CGCCAAGACCGAGTTCGGGGTCCCGCGCACGGTCGCCCGCGTCAACAACCCCAAGAACGAGTGGATGTTCGACGAGAGCTGGGGCGTCGACGTCGCGGTCTCGACCCCGCGCATCATGACGGCGATGGTCGAGGAGGCCGTCGCGATCGGCGACCTCGTGCGGATCTTCACGTTCCACCAGTCGGGCGCCGACATCCTGGAGATCACGCTGCCGGTGGGCTCGCCGTTCGCGGGGGTCCGCGTCGGTCAGGTCGTGTGGCCCACCGACACGGTGCTCGCGTGCATCGTGCGCGGCGACCAGCCGATCGCCCCGAGCGCCGACGACACCCTCGAGGAGGGCGACGAGCTGCTGTTCGTCACGGGTCGAGAGGCGAACGAGCAGGATCTCGAGCAGCTGCTGGGATCCTCACCAACAACCAGGTGATCCAGAGCATGAGCGCCCAGAGCGGGACGCCCATCACGAGCCGCATCGTGCCGAGCCAGCCGACCTCGGCGCCGAGGTAGAGCGGGAGCTGCACCGCGAGCCGGAGCCCGTACATCGCGGCCCACAGAGTCGTGGCCAGCAGGTACACCCGGCGGGCACGCGGATCGGCGCGCCAGGTGGTCCCCTCGCCGCGCAGCAGCCCGACGACGAGCCCGACGAGCGGCCAGCCGACGACGATCGACAGGACGCACGCCGCGAGATAGGCGCCGTTGGTCCAGAGGCCGACGACGAAGTAGTCCTCGGCCTGGCCCGAGCGCGCGGCCCAGAACACCCCAACCGCGACCCCGACGGCGCCGGCGAGCGCCTGGGTGAGCGGCGTGCGCTGCACGAGCCGCGCGACGACGGCGACGAGGGTCACCGCGCACGAGCCGACGAGGGCCGGGGTGAGCTCACCGGCGACGAGGTAGACGATCACGAAGACCAGGCCGGGCGCGATGGACTCGACGATGCCGCGGACCCCGCCCGTCGCCTCGGCGACGGAGAAGTCGGCGCCGGTCAGCGCGTTGAGGCCGCGACCCGACGGGGCACTGTCAGGCGCGGGACTGTCAGGCGCGGCACTGTCAGGCGCGGCACTGTCGGGCGCGGCGCCGTCGGGCGCGGCGCCCGCGGTACGGGGATCACTCACCGGGACGGGGCAGGAGCTCGTAGCGCGGGTTGTAGATGGTCGGGCGGCCGTCGATCGCGCAGACGAGACCCTCGAACGAGCCGCGGCGGCCGGGATCGATGCCGCTGATCTCCCGGCGCCCGAGCCAGACGAGGTCGACGGTGCCCGTTCCGTCGTACAGCTCGGCCTCGAGCGCCGCGACGCCCTGGCGGGGCCGCAACGTGACCGAGCGGAGCACGCCGTTCACCGAGGCGCGGTGCCGGTCGGGCAGGTCCGCGACGCTGGTGCAGCCGAGCTTGGTCGACTCGAGCCGCTCGTCGCTGGCCTCGAGCTCGGCCTGCGAGGCGAAGGCGTGGTGGAGGGCGGTGCGCAAGCTCATCGACGTTCTCGTTTCACCTGGTGGTCGATCTCGGACGAACTGCGGGTAGCCCGCAGCATCGGGCGTGCGCCGGCCTGGGTCAAGGGGGTCAATGGATCTCGGTGATCTCGGGTCCGCGCGTGAGCGGGTCGAGTCCCGCTGCCGGCGGCACCGGCACGGTCGCCGCGGCGCCAGCCTGGCCCGGGAGTGCGAGCGCGAGCAGGTCGCGGGGCGCCCGCGCCGCCGCGCCGCGCACCACGACGATATCCGCGAAGATCTCCTCGAGCGCGCGCGCCGACTCGGGGTCCACGGCCGCCTTGCCCGTGAGCACCCCGCGCAGGAACCAGCGCGGGCCGTCGTGCCCGATGAAGCGCGCCGGGCGGTGGCCCGTGCGCCCCTCGGCGGTGCGTACGGGCAGGCGGGCGAGCAACTCGCGGCCGAACGGCCCGGGCAGGTCATCGGCGGACCCACCCTGCTTCGTCACGGACGCGGCGATCTCCGTGCGGATCTCGGTCCAGATCCCCTCGGTGCGCGGAGCCGCGAACGCCTGCACCTGCAGCGCCGAGCCGTTGAGGTTGATGGCGACGGCGGTGACCTGGCTCGTGGCCTTGTCGATCTCCATCCGCAGCTCCATTCCGGTCACGCCGGGGAGCCAGATCGCGCCGAGGTCCACCCGCGGCCCGATCCCGCTGACGTCGGCCTCGTCCCACGGCCCGCCCGTGCCGGGCCGGACCGGCGGGGTCGGCTCGGCCGTGAGCGGCGCGTCGGCGCCGTCGACCTCGGCCGGGCCATCGAGCTCGTCGGCACCGCTGGGCTCGTCGGCACCGCTGGGCTCGTCGGCACCGCTGGGCTCGTCGGCACCGCTGGACTCGTCGGCACCGCTGGCGGCATCCAGGGCATTGGCATCGCTCGCAGCGCCGACGTCACTCAGGTCGGGGACGCCAGCGGTGCGATCCGCGTCGCGACTACGCGCGCCGCGTCGGAACAGACCCACGTGTGTACTCCTTCTCGCGCCGCATCGGGCCGGGGCGCCCTGACCGGGCGCGCCGACGCGCGGCATATCTGCCCACTCTATGGCGGCAACCGCACCGGACCTATTCCACCGGCACCTCCTCCGGCGGCGCCTACTCCGCGGGGGCGGACTCCGTCCCGGTGGAGCCGAAGCCGCCCGTGCCGCGGTGTGAGCCGGGCAGCCGCTCCGCGCGCACGAACCGGGCGCGCTCGACGCGCTGGATCACGAGCTGCGCGATGCGGTCGCCGCGTCGCAGCGAGACCTCGGCGGCGGTGTCGGTGTTGAGCAGGGTGATCTGGATCTCGCCCCGGTACCCGGCGTCGACGGTGCCCGGGGCGTTCACGATCGTCAGCCCGTGCTTGCGCGCCAGGCCCGAGCGCGGGTGCACGAAGGCCGCGTACCCGGCGGGAAGCGCGATCGCGACCCCGGTCGGGACCGTCACGCGCCCCTGGGCTGGGATCACGACGTCGACGCGGGCGACGAGGTCGGCGCCGGCGTCCCCGGGATGCGCATACACGGGCACCGGCAGGTCGTCGTCGAGCATCAGCAGGAGGACCTCGAGGTCCGGTTCGGTGGTAGCCACGGCCGAGGACTCTAGCGCCGGCAGCGCCCGGAGCTGTGACCTGGGATGCTTCGGGGATGGTTGCCACGTCTGTCCCCCCAGTGCCACCCGCCTACTCGGAGCGGCTGCTGCCGGGCCCGCTCGGCTGGCTGATCGTCGTGCTGTTCGCCGCCGGGATGGGGGTCGTGCTGTACCCGGTGAGCCCACCGGTCGCGGCCGGCGTCGGCCTCGTCATGGTCGCCATCGGCGGCGCGGTCGCGATCCTGACGACGCTGCGCGTCGAGGTCCGCGGCGGCGAGCTGCGCGCGGGCGCGGCCCACATCCCGCTCGGTCTGCTGGGTGAGGTGCGCGCGCTCGACGCGGGCGAGACCCGCCTCGAGCTCGGTCCGGCGCTCGACGCCCGGGCGTACCTGTGCCTGCGGGCGTGGGCCCACACGGCGGTACGCGCCGAGGTCCTGGACCCCGCAGACGCGACGCCGTACTGGATCGTCTCGACCCGGCACCCGCAGGAGCTGGCCCGCGCCGTGGCCCAGGCACGCGAACGGCCGGCCGACCGGGACCGGTAGCGGCCCCGGCCGACCGGCCGAATGTCGTCAGTTCATCGAGAGGTGGCTCAGGCCGCGCACTCGGTGCAGATGGGCTTGCCGTTCTTCTCGTACGCGAGCTGGCTGCGGTGGTGCACCAGGAAGCAGCTCGAGCAGGTGAACTCGTCCGCCTGGCGGGGAAGCACCCGGACGGAGAGCTCCTCGCCGGACAGGTCGGCACCGGGCAGCTCGAACCCTTCGGCTGCCTCGGTCTCGTCCTCGTCCACGACGCCCGAGCTCTTGTCCGATCGCCGCGCCTTGAGCTCCTCGAGAGAATCCTCGCTGAGGTCCTCCTCAGTCTTGCGGGGGGCGTCGTAGTCGGTTGCCATCTGTGTGGTCACACTCCGTCTAATGTCAGGGGTACATCTACTATCAGGTCTACGTCTGTCGCGGCTACGTGTGTCGGGGCTACGTCTACGCGTGCTCAATGCGCCAGGGGCCCGAGATGTTCCCCCAGGCGCAGGGATTGTGCACTATTTTTCGCCAGGCTGCACGCGAACGCGGCGACCTGCACAAACGCGTGGGCTCAGGCCCCGCTGGCGGCCCCGTGCTGCTCGAGAAACGCGACCAGAGCAGCGACGCTCGCGGGCGGCCCGGCGACCAGCATCTGCTCGCTCGCGGGCGCCCCGTGCAGTCCGGTGACGACCGCGCCCGCCTCCTGCGCGATGAGCGCGCCGGCCGCGAGATCCCACGGCTTGAGGCCGCGCTCGTAGTACAGGTCGAGCCCGCCGGTCGCGATCGAGCACAGGTCGAGCGAGGCCGCGCCGATCCGGCGGATGTCGCGCACGAGCGGCAGCACCTCGGCGACCAGGCGGCCCTGCTCGGTGCGCCGCGCGAGCGTGTAGCCGAAGCCCGTGCCGACCAGCGACTCGGCGAGGGGCCGGGCCGCGTTGGCCCGCAGCGGCCGGCCGTCGAGGTAGGAGCCCAGGCCGCGCCCGGCCGTCCACGTGCGCCCGTCGGTGACCGAGTGCACCGCGCCGGCGACGGCGGTCCAGGTCGCCGGGTCCGGCCCGCCCGCGACGACGGCGACCGACACGGCGTACGCCGGGATGCCGTACAGGTAGTTCACGGTGCCGTCGATCGGGTCGAGAACCCACGTGAGCCCGGACGACCCCGGGTGGAAGTCGCCCTCCTCCCCCAGGATCGCGTCGTCGGGCCGGTGCTCGGCCAGCAGCGAGCGCAGCAGCGCCTCGGCCGCGAGATCCATCTCGGTCACCGGGTCGACGGCGCTCGACTTGGTCGCGGCGACGTCCACGTGGTCGGGCCGCCCCTCGTGCACCAGGTCGCCGGCGGCGCGCGCGAGGCGCGCCGCGAGCTCCATCAGCGCGGTCGTCGCCGCGAGATCGGGCAGCGCCGGGCCCCCGCGAGCGTCGTCGGGGGCGTGGAAGGGCAGGGCACGTGCGGCGGGGGTGCTCACAGCACCATCCTGCCCGAGCGCCGCGCGCCCCGGTGCGCCCAGGAGACGCCGGTCCACGGCCCCGGGGCCTGCAGCCGGAACCGCAGGGCCGCGACCCGCAGGCCGAACACGACGACCACGGCCGCGCCGGCGGTGAACAGGGTCAACGAGCCGAGCACCCACAGGACCGCGGTGAGCACGGCGCCGACGACGGCGGGCACCGCGTAGAGCTGGCGCTGGTGCAGCACGACGGGCACCTCGCCCGTGAGCAGGTCGCGCAGCACGCCTCCACCGATGCCGGTGATGATCCCCGCGGATACGGCGGCGACGGCGCCGGCACCAAGCTCGAGCGCCTTGAGCGTGCCGGAGACGCAGAACAGGGCGAGCGCGCCCGCGTCGAGCACCAGGATCATCCGCCGGGCCCGCTCGAGCCGCGGGTTGAACAGGTACATCACGACGCCGGCGAGGCACGCCACGGCGATGAAGCGCCAGTCCGCGATGCCCACGGGCGGCGTCACGCCGATCAGCACGTCGCGCATGATCCCGCCGCCGAGCCCCGTCGCCCAGGCCAGGACGAGGATGCCGAAGATGTCGAACTGCTTGCGCACCGCGGCCAGGCCGCCGGAAAGCGCCCCGACGAACACCCCGCTGAGCTCGATGACGGGCATGAGGGCAAGGTCGGGTAGCACGTGGTTCATTCTCTCACGGTGGGGCGCCGCCGCACCGCGTGGCCTCCCGACGATCGGGCGCGCGAGGTGGCACCCTCTTCCTTGAGTACTGGGGAGGTCGCATGGGTGAGTTGGAGCTGGTGGGTCTGCACGAGGACGGGGAACACCTCGTCCTGATGGGCCCGGACGGTCAACGGTTCCGGCTGCGGATCGACGAGCCGCTGCGCGCCGCGGTCCGCCGCGATCGGCCGCAGCTCGAGCAGCTGCGGGCCGAGCGCACGGGCAAGCCGTCGCCGCGCGAGATTCAGTCGCGCATCCGGTCGGGCCGCTCGGCGCAGGACGTCGCCGACTCGGCGGGGATCGCAGTCGAGCACGTGCGTCGCTACGAGGGACCGGTGCTGGCCGAGCGCGAGTTCATCGCGGCCCAGGCCCGGGCCACCCGGGTCGGGCGAGACACCGGCGCGCCCGTGCTCGGCGACCTCGTCATGGATCGGCTTGCCGCCCGCGGCGTCGACGTCGATTCGATCGAGTGGGACTCCTCCCGCGAGGTGACCGGCCCCTGGACCGTCGTCGTCCGGTTCCGCGCCGGCGACGACGCGCGCGCCGCCCTGTGGTCCTTCGACGTCCAGTCACGGTCCGTGCAAGCCCTCGAGGACGAGGCCCGGTGGCTCTCGGAGACCGAGCTGGCCGACGAGCCGATCCCGCGTCGCCACCTCGCCGCGGTGCGCGAGACCGTGTTCGACATCCAGGCCGACGGCGCGGTCCGCCCCGTCCTCGCCTCGGTCGACTCGCCGGTCGAGCCGCCCGCGCCCGAGCCTGACCCGCGCGACGCCACCGCCGCCCTGCTGGACGACCTGCGCACCAAGCGCGGCATCCGCCAGGAGCTCGAGCTGCCGGACGACGACGGCGACGTGTTCGAGGGCTTCGGCCCCGCGCACACGTTCGACTTCGGTCCCGGGGCCGAGCCGCCCGCGGCGCACCCGCCGCACTCCGCCCCCGAGTCGGCGACGGACGCCCGCGTGCTGCCCCGGCCGGACTCCGCGGGCACCGCGCGCCAACGTGCCCGCCGGTTCGAGCGCGAGACGCCCGTGGCGCTCGAGCCCGACGACCCCGAGCCCGCCGAGCTCGACATCCCCGCGCCGCTCGCCGAGCGGCCCCGCGGCCGCAAGGGCCGCGCGAGCGTGCCGAGCTGGGACGAGATCGTCTTCGGCGCGAAGCCGGAGTAGGCGCGGGCCGACCCCGACGCCGACGCGCGACCTAGAGGTCGAGCGTGAGGGTGTCCGGCGTCGGCGACGCCGCGCGCGCCGCGAACGAGGTCATCCGACGCATGTGGTGGCGCCGGCACAGCACCTCGTAGGTGACGGTGCCCGCGCCGGCGGCGGTGTTGCCCACGACGACCTGGGCGCCCTCGACGACCATGATCCCGTCGACGGTGCGCGCGTTGTGCGTCGCGCGCGCGCCGCACCAGCACAGGGCCTGGACCTGCAGCACCTCGACCCGGTCGGCGAGCTCGACGAGCCGCTGCGAGCCCGGGAAGAGGCTGGTGCGGAAGTCGGTTGTGATCCCGAACGCGAAGACGTCGACCCCCATCTCGTCGACGAGCCGCGCGAGCTGCTCGACCTGGTGCGGGGAGTAGAACTGGGCCTCGTCGCAGATGAGGTAGTCCACCCGCTCGCCCCGCAGGCGCCGGGTGACCACCTCGACCCAGAAGTCCGTGCCGTCGTGGACCTCCTCCGCGGCGGTCTGGAGCCCGAGCCGGGACGAGAGCACCTGCGAACCCGCCCGATCGTTGCGCGTGAAGATCACCCCGCCGCGCCCCCGGGCGCGGTGGTTGTGGTCCATCTGCAGGGCCAGCGTCGACTTGCCGCTGTCCATCGTGCCGGAGAAGAAGGCGAGCTCGGCCATGGCCGCCGGCGCCCTAGCGCCGATGCACTGTCAGCAGCGGCACGTGCATCTCGTGCGGCGTGAACGAGCCGTGCACGCCCACCAGGTCCATCGAGGCGGAGGTCTGGGTGCGCGAGTCCACGACGGTCGCGCGCCCGGTCATCGCGACGACGACGTCGCCGAGCACCGGGCGGACGTGCTCCGAGACGGGGCCGAACCAGCCGGCGTCGATCGCCTCGTCCCGCGTGGCGACGACCGCGGCGGCGCCCAGGACGTCGCGCCAGCGCGCCGCGACGGCGTCGGCCGCATCCCGCGTGCCGAGGCTCGTGTGCACGTGCAGGGCCCGCGGCTCCCCCGCCACGAGCTCGACCCCGTCGGACAGCGCCGGGGTCTTCGCGACGTCCCAGCGCGTCGAGCGGTCGACGTCGACCATGCCGTGGTCGGCCGTGACGGCGAGCAGGGTGCCCGGGGGCAGCGCCCGCTCGAGTCGGGCGAGCTCGCGGTCGAGGGCGCCGAGCTCCTCCCCCCACTGCCACGAGCCCCAGCCGTGGTGGTGCCCCGCCTTGTCGACGTCGCCCCAGTACAGGTAGACCAGCGCGGGTCCCATGAGCTCGTAGATGCTGGCGTCGACGCGGTCGGCGAGGCTCTGCGCGCCGCGGTAGCCGCCGCCGCGCAGCGCGGCCTCGGTCAGGCCCGATCCGCGGAACTTGGCGGGGCCGACCGACGTCACGGGGATGCCCGCGGCGGTCACCTGCTCGAAGATCGTCGGTTCGCGCTGCCAGTCGTGGGGGTCGTCGAGGCCGTCCCAGGACACGAGGTTGCCGAGCCGGCCCGTCGCGGGGTTGCGGGCCGTGTACCCGACCATCGCGGTGCGGCCGGGGCCCGTCCCGGTGCCGAACAGGCCCATCGAGGCGGCCGTGGTGGACGGGAAGCCCGAGGTCAGGACCTGCCCCTGGGCCAGGAGGGACCGCAGGAACGGCGCGTGGCCGGCGCGCTCGGTGAGGTTCAGGTGGCCGAGCCCGTCGACGAGCACGACGCAGGCGCGCTGCGCGGTCGGCAGCCCGAGCGCCGCCCGCGCGGCGGCGCCGCTGCGACCCGCGGCGGTGACCGGCACGCCGAGCGCGTCCGCGACCGCCGGCAGCACCGCGCCCAAGCCCGCGCCGTCGTACCGCGGCGCCACGAAACCCGCGCGATCAAATCCGCGCACGGAGCGAGCACCGCGGGGCACGGCGGCGACCGCGTCGCTCATCGGGTCCGGGCGCTCGCGGCCGAGAGGCGGCGCGCGAAGTCGGTCGCGGCGCGGACGGCCCCGGGGCCCTCCGCCTGCGCGCTGACGCGCACGACGATGTCATCGGGAGTCATGGTCCCGGTCAGGCCGTGGTCGGCCTCGCACGCCGGGTCGGGGCAGGTCGCCGGCTCGAGATCGATCCGGGACACGGCACCCCAGCCGACGGCGAGGGTCAGCTCGGCGGGCACGGCGCCCGCCTCGTGGGTCGAGGGCGACGTGATCACGTGCGTCAGCGCGACCGACCGCAGTTCCGTCAGCGGCACCGACTCGGTGGTAGCCGACGCACTCGTGGCGGGGTGCTCGCTGTCCGCGGGGTTGTCGTCGACGTGCGCGACGACCAGGCGCGTGGGCGTCAGCACGAGGACAGTCACGTGGCGCCGCACCTCGTTGGCGTCGAACGTCGTCTCCGGGTGCACGAGGTGCGCGGTGACGACCTCGTCGGCGATGGCCACGTCAAGCACGTCCGCAACGAGCTCCGGGTAGTAGCCGGCGCGGTGCAGTTCCTGGCGTAGGTCGGTGATGGCTCCTGTCACCTGTGCATTCTCCCACTTCCGGCGCGCGGCTCGAGACCGACCGCGCCAGCGGGTCACGCCGGCAGCGACCGGCGCGCCTCGTCGGACCGGTTCGCCTCCTCGAGCAGCACCCGCGCCCAGAGCACCGCGGCGCCGTGCTCGGCGACCACGATCGGGTGCAGTTCGAGGCTGCGCAGCTCGGGCAGGTCGACCGCCAGCACCGACACGCGCGCGATCACGTCCTCGAGCGCGCCGACGTCCGCCGGCGGCAGCCCGCGGTAGCCGAAGAGGCGCGGCGCCGCGCGGATCGAGCGCACGAGGTCGGCGAGGTCGACCTCCGTGAGCGGCGGGATCCCGTGGGAGACGTCGTCGAGCAGGTCGACCGCGTCGCCCGCGAGCCCGAACGACACGACCGGGCCGAAGAGCGGGTCCTCGACCGACCGCACGACGCACGCCACGCCGGCGGGCGCCATCCGCTGGATCTCGAGCGGGACGCCGTCGTCCCCGACCTGCCGCGCGCGGTCGTGCAGCGACGCGACGGCGGCCGCGAGGTCGTCCTCGTCCGCGATGTCCAGCCGGACCCCGCCGATGTCGGCGCGGTGCCGCAGCCGGGGCGACGAGCTCTTGACCGCGACCGGCCAGCCGAGCTCGGCGGCGGCCGCCGACGCCTCGGCGAGCGTCCGGACGACGCGCCCGGACCACACGGTGATGCCGTAGCACGCGAGCAGCTCCGCGGCCGCGGCGGGGTCGAGCTCGACGGGCCCAGCACCCAGCTGACCGCGCAGGTGCCGCTCGGCCAGGCCGCGGGCGCGCGCCCGGTCGATGCCCTCGGGACGCACGGGCTGCCCCCGGTCGATCGAGCGCCAGGTGGCGTAGCGCACCACGGCCCCCAGCGCCGACACGGCCGCCTCGGGCGTCGAGTAGGCGGGCACGGTCCAGTCCCGCCCGTCGGCGGCCGCCGTGAGCTCGGGCGTGATGCCGTGCAGGGTGAGGATGCACGAGACCGTCGCGACCCCCGAGCCGGCGGCCGCCTGGGCGACCGCCCGGGCGAACCGCGGCGACCGCGCCCCGACCGTCGACACGTGCACCGCGACGACGACGTCGCACGTGCCGTCGCGGTAGAGCTCCTCGATCGCGCCCTCGAACGCCGCGGCGTCGAAGTCCTCGGAGACCATCACGACGCGGCCCTCGTGCTCCAGCCCGGCGGACCCGGCCGCCTCGGCCACGAGCGCGGCGAGCGACGACGAGCTCGCCACGACGCCGACCCGCGCCCCGCGCGGCAGCGGCTGGTGCACCGCGAGCTGGGCGATGTCGAGCATCCGGTGGGTGTTCTGGGCCTGGATCACGCCCGACTGGCGGAACAGCTCTTCGAGCGTGCGGCGCGGCGAGCGCGTGACCCGCACCGCGTGGCCCGGCGGGACGACCTGACCGGACGTGCCGGCCGTCACCACGATGACGGGCTTGACCGTGGCGAGGCGGCGCGCGATCCGGGAGAACTTCCGCGGGTTGCCGATGGACTCGAGCACGAGCCCGGCGACCTGGGTGCTCGGGTCCTCGCGCCAGAACTGCATGAGGTCGTTGCCGGAGACGTCCGCCCGGTGCCCGGCGGACAGGAACGACGAGAGCCCGAGCTGCCGGTTCGCGACCGAGGCGAGGATCGGGACGGCCATCGGCGACGACTGGCAGAACAGGCCCAGGTTCCCGGCCGGCGGCAGTGCCGCGGCGAGCGAGACGTTCACGGGCGGCTCGGCCGCCGCGTCGAAGAACCCGTACGACGCCGGGCCGATGAGCCGCATGCCGCCGGCGTGCGCCGTGCGCACGAGCTCGCGCTGCAGCGCGAGCCCGGCCTCGCCGGTCTCCGCGAAGCCCGTCGAGAGGACGACGACGCCGCGCACCCCGAGGCGGACGAGCCGCCGCACGGCCGCCGTCACGTCGGCCGCCGGCAGCGCGATGAGGGCGAGGTCGACCGGCGCGGGGACGTCCTGCAGCTCGCGCCAGTGCCGGACCACCCCGGCGTCGGTCCCGGCGAGCCCGACCACGTGCACGGCGTCGAGCCCGACGACGTTCTCGAGCGCGCGCCGGGCCAGCAGGTCGAGCGCCGAGCCGGCCGGCGCCGTCGGCGAGCCGATGACGAGGACGGATCGCGCGCCCAGCAGGCCCTGGACGCTGCGCGCCTCGGCCCGGTGCTCGCGGTCGGCGGTGACTGCGAGCGAGCGGTCGGTCGGGTCGATGTCGAACGAGACGGTGACGACGCCGTCGTCGATCGTCTGGGAGATGTCGAAGCCCGCCTCCCGGAACACCGCGATCATCCGGCCGTTCTGGGGCAGCACCTCGGCCGTGAAGCGCCGGACGCCGCGCTCGCGGGCGGCGGCGGCGAGGTGCTCGAACAGGGCGGACCCGAGGCCGCGGCCGTGGTGGGCGTCCGCGATGTTGAACGCGACCTCGGCCTCGTCCGGCGTGATCCGGTCGTACCGCGCGACGCCGATGATCTGCGTGGTCGCGTCGTCGCCCGCCACCGCGGCGTCGGTCGCGACCTCCTGAACTGCGATCAGCGCGACGCGATCGCGGTGGTCGACGTGCGTGAACCGCTCGAGGTCCCGCGCGGACAGCTCCTGCAGCGCCGCGAAGAACCGCAGGTACGTCGAGCGCTCCGACTGGCCCACGTGGAAGGCCTGGAGCGCGCTCGCGTCGGTCGGGGTGATCGGCCGCAGGTGCGCCGTGCCGCCGTCGCGGAGCACCACGTCGGCCTCCCACTCGGCCGGGTAGGGCACGTCGACTCCGTCCGTGCTCGCGTCGCCGGGGGCAGCCATGCCTCCAGGCTAGAGGTCCGCGCCGCGAGCCTGTGCCGAACCCGTCCGCGCAGGCGCAACAATGTCAGCGCGCGGGCGCACGATGGCCTCAGCCGCCGACAGGCGCGCGCACGACCCACCCACCTCTCGAGGAGCCGCATCACCATGGCGCGCCGCACCGCCACCCCGCCCGGACCGCCCGAGGACTTCACCGAGCACATCATCGACGTCGACGTCTCCCACGAGATGCAGGGCTCGTTCCTCGAGTACGCCTACTCCGTCATCTACGCGCGGGCGCTGCCCGACGCGCGGGACGGGCTCAAGCCGGTGCAGCGCCGCATCATCTTCCAGATGGCCGAGATGGGGCTGCGCCCCGACCGCGCGCACGTGAAGTCGGCCCGCGTGGTCGGCGACGTGATGGGCAAGCTGCACCCGCACGGCGACGCCTCGATCTACGACGCGCTCGTGCGCCTCGCGCAGCCGTTCTCGCTGCGCCTGCCGATGGTCGACGGGCACGGAAACTTCGGCTCGCTCGACGACGGCCCCGCGGCCCCGCGCTACACCGAGGCCCGCCAGTCGCCGGCCGCCCAGGTGATGACCACGGGGCTCGACGAGGACGTCGTCGACTTCGTGCCGAACTACGACAACAAGCTCACCCAGCCCGAGGTGCTGCCCGCCGCGATCCCGAACCTGCTGGTCAACGGCGCGGCGGGGATCGCCGTCGGCATGGCCACGAACATGGCGCCGCACAACCTCGTCGAGGTCATCGCGGCGGCACGCCACCTCGTGGCGCACCCGCAGGCCACGCTCGACGACCTCATGCGTTTCGTGCCGGGACCCGACCTGCCGACCGGCGGCAAGATCGTCGGCCTCGACGGCGTGCGGGAGGCCTACCTCACCGGCCGCGGCCAGTTCCGCACGCGGGCGACGACCCGCATCGAGAACGTCACCGCCAAGCGCAAGGGCATCGTCGTCACCGAGCTGCCCTACCTCGTGGGGCCCGAGCGCGTGATCGAGAAGATCAGCGAGGGCGTCAAGAACAAGAAGCTCGTCGGCATCACCAACGTCGTCGACCTCACCGACCGCGAGCACGGCCTGCGCCTGGTCATCGAGATCAAGACCGGCTTCAACCCCGACGCCGTGCTCGAGCAGCTGTACCGCTTCACGCCGCTCGAGGACTCCTTCAACATCAACAACGTCGCGCTCGTCGACGGCCAGCCCCGCACGCTCGGGCTGCGCGAGCTGCTGGTCGTGTGGGTCGAGCACCGCATCGTCGTGGTGCGCCGGCGCAGCGCGTTCCGGCTGGCCAAGCGCACGGAGCGCCAGCACCTGGTCGAGGGCCTGCTCATCGCCATCGCCGACATCGACGAGATCATCCAGGTCATCCGCACCTCGGAC harbors:
- a CDS encoding bifunctional acetate--CoA ligase family protein/GNAT family N-acetyltransferase, with protein sequence MAAPGDASTDGVDVPYPAEWEADVVLRDGGTAHLRPITPTDASALQAFHVGQSERSTYLRFFAALQELSARDLERFTHVDHRDRVALIAVQEVATDAAVAGDDATTQIIGVARYDRITPDEAEVAFNIADAHHGRGLGSALFEHLAAAARERGVRRFTAEVLPQNGRMIAVFREAGFDISQTIDDGVVTVSFDIDPTDRSLAVTADREHRAEARSVQGLLGARSVLVIGSPTAPAGSALDLLARRALENVVGLDAVHVVGLAGTDAGVVRHWRELQDVPAPVDLALIALPAADVTAAVRRLVRLGVRGVVVLSTGFAETGEAGLALQRELVRTAHAGGMRLIGPASYGFFDAAAEPPVNVSLAAALPPAGNLGLFCQSSPMAVPILASVANRQLGLSSFLSAGHRADVSGNDLMQFWREDPSTQVAGLVLESIGNPRKFSRIARRLATVKPVIVVTAGTSGQVVPPGHAVRVTRSPRRTLEELFRQSGVIQAQNTHRMLDIAQLAVHQPLPRGARVGVVASSSSLAALVAEAAGSAGLEHEGRVVMVSEDFDAAAFEGAIEELYRDGTCDVVVAVHVSTVGARSPRFARAVAQAAAGSGVATVSCILTLHGITPELTAAADGRDWTVPAYSTPEAAVSALGAVVRYATWRSIDRGQPVRPEGIDRARARGLAERHLRGQLGAGPVELDPAAAAELLACYGITVWSGRVVRTLAEASAAAAELGWPVAVKSSSPRLRHRADIGGVRLDIADEDDLAAAVASLHDRARQVGDDGVPLEIQRMAPAGVACVVRSVEDPLFGPVVSFGLAGDAVDLLDDVSHGIPPLTEVDLADLVRSIRAAPRLFGYRGLPPADVGALEDVIARVSVLAVDLPELRSLELHPIVVAEHGAAVLWARVLLEEANRSDEARRSLPA
- a CDS encoding alkaline phosphatase family protein; its protein translation is MRGFDRAGFVAPRYDGAGLGAVLPAVADALGVPVTAAGRSGAAARAALGLPTAQRACVVLVDGLGHLNLTERAGHAPFLRSLLAQGQVLTSGFPSTTAASMGLFGTGTGPGRTAMVGYTARNPATGRLGNLVSWDGLDDPHDWQREPTIFEQVTAAGIPVTSVGPAKFRGSGLTEAALRGGGYRGAQSLADRVDASIYELMGPALVYLYWGDVDKAGHHHGWGSWQWGEELGALDRELARLERALPPGTLLAVTADHGMVDVDRSTRWDVAKTPALSDGVELVAGEPRALHVHTSLGTRDAADAVAARWRDVLGAAAVVATRDEAIDAGWFGPVSEHVRPVLGDVVVAMTGRATVVDSRTQTSASMDLVGVHGSFTPHEMHVPLLTVHRR
- a CDS encoding DUF5998 family protein, whose protein sequence is MTGAITDLRQELHRAGYYPELVADVLDVAIADEVVTAHLVHPETTFDANEVRRHVTVLVLTPTRLVVAHVDDNPADSEHPATSASATTESVPLTELRSVALTHVITSPSTHEAGAVPAELTLAVGWGAVSRIDLEPATCPDPACEADHGLTGTMTPDDIVVRVSAQAEGPGAVRAATDFARRLSAASARTR
- a CDS encoding thymidine kinase — protein: MAELAFFSGTMDSGKSTLALQMDHNHRARGRGGVIFTRNDRAGSQVLSSRLGLQTAAEEVHDGTDFWVEVVTRRLRGERVDYLICDEAQFYSPHQVEQLARLVDEMGVDVFAFGITTDFRTSLFPGSQRLVELADRVEVLQVQALCWCGARATHNARTVDGIMVVEGAQVVVGNTAAGAGTVTYEVLCRRHHMRRMTSFAARAASPTPDTLTLDL
- the sepH gene encoding septation protein SepH; amino-acid sequence: MGELELVGLHEDGEHLVLMGPDGQRFRLRIDEPLRAAVRRDRPQLEQLRAERTGKPSPREIQSRIRSGRSAQDVADSAGIAVEHVRRYEGPVLAEREFIAAQARATRVGRDTGAPVLGDLVMDRLAARGVDVDSIEWDSSREVTGPWTVVVRFRAGDDARAALWSFDVQSRSVQALEDEARWLSETELADEPIPRRHLAAVRETVFDIQADGAVRPVLASVDSPVEPPAPEPDPRDATAALLDDLRTKRGIRQELELPDDDGDVFEGFGPAHTFDFGPGAEPPAAHPPHSAPESATDARVLPRPDSAGTARQRARRFERETPVALEPDDPEPAELDIPAPLAERPRGRKGRASVPSWDEIVFGAKPE